Part of the Spinacia oleracea cultivar Varoflay chromosome 5, BTI_SOV_V1, whole genome shotgun sequence genome, ATTGTAAGGGCGTGTTCGGcagtagcgtttgaggtagcgggtagcgttttgatctagtcaagacgctacttgtaaaatttgtaagcgTTTGGCAAGGTAGCGTTTTAAGTAGCGGTTAACGATAAAGCGTTTGGATAACTTttatcaaacgttaaaattagtagcttttaaggtagcgggtagcttttgacaaatttatattctacattttattttattttagaatatcaaccgctacttttacccaACACCCATATCAGTTAgccgctactttgacagctaaccgttatCCGCTATCAttcaccgctacccgctactcgaATCGCTATCCAatactcaaccgctaaccgctacccgctaccgctaaGAGCAAGATTAGCGCTAGTATAAGCTAAGACTTCCACGAcatctttttattaatttttatttattttcaattaatcAGATTCTTGTTGAGACTTACTTAATTTTTCCACTTCACCCCTCGTACTCATTCAAGACTTCTCAaacttatgaaaataataaaataaaaaagaataaataatacttcctccgtcttttaatactcgcaacgtttgtaagtttcacgcatgccaatgcacaactttgatcatttatatcttgaattctctttatgcaaaaattataaaaagttgataatttgaaaatactcattgagacgaatctaacaagataccacatgactatgttttatcttatataaaaaacactacgaatagtcaaagtagattatatgaatagtggcaaaagtccaaacgttgcgagtattaaaagacggaggaagtaataatTAAGATTGAATGTATTGTTTAAATGTCTTAAGTAGAGTCTTGGAATTCCAAGACTCTTGCTCAGACTTTTGTCATACTCTTCCACTTAAATGGGAGGTCTTGCTTAGCTTTAGATGTAACTCGAAACAAGACGAAGGTTGCCGTATACCATTTGTCCGTATAGTCGTACACGACCCTTGTCAAATgcactccattttttttttggatttgggAGGAAAATAAGTTTCTTTCTTGGCGGGCAGTCTCATTGACAATTCGTAACTTATTGTAATCTCTTTGCATTTTGCTGCACATTCCCCTCCcaaattaggagagagaaaaggggtTCGATAAACTCTGCATCATCTTCTACATTCACATATTTTCATCTGGTGTTAGGTATTTCTCCGAATTCCTCATCGTTTTTGCCTCATGATCGCACTCTAATTTTGCCTTTCAATTGCTTTACTTTGCTGATTAATTAGCTGTTTTTGTTCTcgattttttagggttttaccTCTTTGATTTCAATTTCGAGTTTAGAATTTGGAATATTCAAAGTCTGTTCATGGATATAGATTAATTCCTATACTTTCCTTTTGATTGGTTGCTATTTGAGTTGTGTTCCTATATAGATTAATTCTTATTTATGTATTATAAATTAATGACCTTCTAGACTTGATTGAGATTTTGTATGAGCAATGTAAATTGCAATAATGAGAAGAAATATATGAAGAATATTAAAACACACAAGATTGAAGGTGGTTCTCTCTTCAATGAGCTACATCCACCACAAGGGGAGGGTTTGGAGCTTTTATTACTCTTCTTGGTGTGTTAGGGTTTACTCCTTATCTCACATGTCTCTCATACACAAATCAGAAATAACGTGATAAAAAGGGGTATTTATAGTGCTAGATCCAATTAAGAAATCAATGGATAAAATTAGCTCATGTTAAAAGAGAAACAACTGACGAAAACGACGGGTGTTCGGGCAAGCACAAATGTGCTTGGCCGAGCACGGCCTTGCAACAACTTTTGCCTTGAGCGTGCTTGGACAAGCAAGTTCCCATCTTTACTTAGCTTCATTTCTTCGCCTCTAGACCTCTTCTAACTTCACCAAGACTCTTTTATTGCTTCATTTGATCACCAACCTTCATTTTACATACTCAAAACATCCTTCACGAGGATTCGTGGCACACTATAACATTATATATACTAATTAGGTTTTGCATTCTACTCATCATCAGGGTTTTTGGGGGCTTGGAAGTTTAGCTGCAATTCTCATTTCACAACACCTGCTGGTGCTGCTTTAATGGCGTCAAGGCGCAACGTGAAATACTCTCGTCTTGACACTGATGAGGATGGAGGAAACAATTACAGTGATGATGGCAATATAAAGGGACGAAGAAGACAATATGATGCTCGGTTTGATTACACACCGAAGTACCTAGATAAAGTTCCATGGAAATCAATTCTTCTTGCACTCTTCCTTCTCTTACTCGGTTCATTTCTTCTTTTTCTAtcttttttcattttcactGGTCATATGGGAGGGGAGCGGTCTCAAGCATATGGTCTTCTTGCACTTGGATTTCTTACTTTCCTTCCAGGTATCCAGAGTTTCCctttattatgtttttattttttgtccataACTTGTGTGTTGGTGTGTGTTGGATGGTTGGAGGTGGGGAGGTAGGGTTGGGTCATTTCTATCTCTTATGCAGTTTGCGCTTTCCTAGTTTGGTGATTGAAGGCTGTAGCGAGGAAGAGTAACAGGAAACGGAGAGAGTGTTTTTCAAGTCACTAGCTGATTGGTGAATGCTGTTTGCCTGTGTCCCTTTAGCTAAATGATTGTACTTATCATTTTATTCATTAACCAAGAGTCTTGCAAGCGTTAATGCGTTATATCACACAGTATTTTGGAGAAGCATTTTTCCCCCTCCCCCCTCCCGAGTTATGCCTTGTGGTAGGTGTAGTTTCAGTTGTACTCTTTTGTTATGTGGTTAAGTTAAGACAAGAGGTGGGAAGCTGAAATAGAGAATGTATGCTACTCAAATTTATTCCAGGCCAGCTATTGGAAGATGTAGTGATCCAATCCCATAATAGAATAATGCGAAGTAATGTTAAAAAGAGTTAGTTGTTGGCAACAAATGAGCTTCAAGGATGTTCAAGCCATAATGCCATAAAGTGCAAAAAAGAGAATTGGCATTTTTTTGAGACAGACCAAACTGTGTGCTTATTGTCTTTGTTGATTTTTAGTAGTGGGCTAAAAAATTATGTGAAGAGGAAAATTTTGACAGCCTATGTGAAGAGGAAAAAGCTCAGTCTTCTTTGTTTGGAGGTCAACAAAGTTGGCCTACTTAAGTGAAGAGAAAAAGTCAAGTATTCTTTTATTTGGTTATGAACTCAAAATGATAAAAGGAACAAAATTTACAACGTTTAGTCAGATATTTAATGCCAGGAAAGATTGAATTAGAAGCAGCTTTGACACATCAAGGTTAAGACAATAACTGTCTATCTTCTATTAGGATATTAGCCACCTTAAGAACAATTTGATTTGAGGAATGAGGGATTTCATGGTCAAGGTCTCAAGTGTATTTCACCAAGAACCTCCTTGATGGAGTTACCCTTACTAAGTTCCAAGACTGTGAAAGCTGATAATGATAACGCTCACG contains:
- the LOC110804937 gene encoding uncharacterized protein, with translation MASRRNVKYSRLDTDEDGGNNYSDDGNIKGRRRQYDARFDYTPKYLDKVPWKSILLALFLLLLGSFLLFLSFFIFTGHMGGERSQAYGLLALGFLTFLPGFYETRIAYYSWRGAAGYRFAAIPDY